The following coding sequences are from one Octopus bimaculoides isolate UCB-OBI-ISO-001 chromosome 3, ASM119413v2, whole genome shotgun sequence window:
- the LOC106868093 gene encoding uncharacterized protein LOC106868093: protein MPGRLRKFFDRMACFFEPLKRCKHDIKLDDEDEGIESAHVCCMIHGPKIETYNPKVIYCAPQNTLCLQGKPNSIFHDKYDSCESFVQSIRWLNIKSFEDSDNISETDLFEIISPDKWKPENDMRFRYGHQITLMDPIMSLMRSVREMLRRR from the coding sequence ATGCCAGGTAGGTTAAGAAAATTCTTCGACCGCATGGCCTGCTTTTTTGAACCTTTGAAACGCTGTAAGCATGATATCAAacttgatgatgaagatgaagggaTTGAGTCTGCTCATGTGTGTTGTATGATTCATGGACCTAAAATAGAAACGTATAACCCTAAGGTGATTTACTGTGCCCCACAAAATACTTTGTGTCTCCAAGGCAAACCAAATTCTATCTTTCATGACAAATATGACAGTTGTGAATCATTCGTACAAAGCATTCGTTGGTTAAACATAAAATCCTTCGAAGATTCAGACAATATTTCTGAGACAGATCTGTTTGAAATTATATCGCCAGACAAATGGAAGCCTGAAAATGACATGCGTTTCCGTTACGGCCATCAAATTACGTTGATGGACCCAATAATGAG